A genomic window from Streptomyces sp. WMMC940 includes:
- a CDS encoding LysR family transcriptional regulator — protein MTLDDLRVFVAVCRAGSLSAVARELTCTQSAVSQHVKRLERETGVSLLERHPRGVVPTPAGRMLQAAARDGIAGLDLALRRIAELARGDAGSVRVTTGGTTVRHFMSEAVVAFRNRYPDVDLEFQTANSSRSCFEALSAHDLDLAWITVGGPVRGIEQRPVVDLPWVLAVRADDPLADRHCVGPAELTDLRHIRLPENSASRAHLDAAFADLGIRVSSDTSVADWDTAVLLAELGLGHAVVPAPPGRYVSGDAATLRFVPVPALPPLSVGWAVRRWDALTPVARTFADTVSRHCAKAVIATGARDASQAS, from the coding sequence GTGACCCTTGATGATCTGCGCGTCTTCGTGGCGGTGTGCAGGGCGGGAAGCCTGAGTGCCGTCGCACGCGAACTCACGTGTACGCAGTCGGCGGTGAGCCAGCACGTGAAGCGGCTGGAGCGGGAGACCGGCGTCAGTCTCCTGGAGCGCCATCCGCGCGGCGTCGTCCCCACACCGGCCGGGCGCATGCTCCAGGCAGCCGCGAGGGACGGCATCGCCGGACTCGACCTCGCATTGCGCCGCATCGCCGAGCTGGCGCGCGGTGACGCCGGATCCGTCCGGGTGACGACGGGCGGCACGACCGTTCGCCACTTCATGTCCGAGGCCGTCGTCGCTTTCCGGAACCGCTACCCCGACGTGGACCTGGAGTTCCAGACGGCCAACTCCAGCCGCAGTTGCTTCGAGGCCCTCTCGGCCCACGATCTCGACCTCGCCTGGATCACCGTCGGCGGTCCGGTACGCGGCATCGAGCAGCGCCCCGTCGTCGATCTGCCCTGGGTCCTGGCCGTCCGGGCCGACGACCCGCTCGCCGACCGGCACTGCGTCGGGCCGGCCGAACTCACGGACCTCCGGCACATCCGCCTTCCGGAGAACTCCGCCTCTCGGGCCCACCTCGACGCGGCGTTCGCGGACCTGGGCATCCGTGTCAGCTCCGACACCAGTGTCGCCGACTGGGACACGGCCGTGCTCCTGGCCGAACTCGGCCTCGGCCACGCCGTCGTACCCGCCCCACCCGGCCGGTACGTCTCCGGCGATGCCGCCACCCTGCGGTTCGTGCCCGTTCCCGCTCTGCCTCCGCTGTCCGTGGGCTGGGCCGTCCGCCGCTGGGACGCCCTCACCCCGGTCGCCCGCACCTTCGCCGACACCGTCAGCCGCCACTGCGCGAAGGCCGTCATCGCAACAGGAGCGCGAGACGCGTCGCAGGCGTCGTAA